The following DNA comes from Candidatus Nanopelagicales bacterium.
CCCAGGCCAGTCAGCACCTTTGCTATCTCCCGGTATTTGCGTGGCTTCATCCAGCGTAGTCTAGCCCGCACTCGACGCGCAATCCGGAGAGCCTCGTTGCCGGCGATGAATGTTCGCTGACGTTGTCTCCCAGGGCCGCTCGCTATCCGGGCAGCGGCAGCCACTCCAGGTCCATGCCCGTCTGGGCCCCCCCGGGCGGCACGACGGCGAACCCGGTCGCTGAGGCGAGGCCGCGCAGCATCGCCGATCCGAGATGGGCTGATGGGGAGAACCGCCCACCGACTGCTGTGCCTACGAAGAGCCGTGTCTCGTGCCGCGGCGCTGTGATGGGCTCTTGGGCGACGACGCGATCCAGCTCGGCGGCCGGGCGCCCGAGCAGGGAGTCGATTAGCGGCTGTCCCAGCGTGAGCAGTCCGACGATCGCGCTTTGTGGGTTACCCGGCAGCCCTAGCAGCCACACGTCGTCAGGAACCGTTGACCCGCTGCCGGGCCGAGTCGGCGCGGACAAGCGGGCCAGGAGCATCGGATGGCCCGGACGCACGGCCACTTGGTCAACGACCAGTTCGCCGCCGAGTTCGACGATCGCCTGGTGCAGGAAGTCGACGGGCCCGGCTGCGGTGCCTCCGGTGGTCACGACGAAATCGCACTGGGCGCTTGCGTCAGACAGAGCCGACATATGGTCGGCCAGCCGGTCCTGGACTCGTGTCGTCCCCGTGACCTTCGCTCCCAATCGCGACAGCAGCGGGGGCACTTGAGGACCCAGGGAGTCGCGCACCTTCCCGTCGTGGGAGATCCCGCTCGTCAGCAACTCGTCGCCGAGGATGAGCAGTTGGGCGACGGGCCGACGGCGGACCTGGATGGGGGAGTCGTGACCGGCCGCTGCCAGGAGCCCGATCAGGGCAGGTGTCATGCTCTGGCCGGCGCGGGCCAAGACTTCGCCCTGCTGGCATTCCTCGCCGGCAGGACGGATGTCGGTTCGGGGCTCGACATCGGTTCGCAGGACCGCGCCGGAAACGCTG
Coding sequences within:
- a CDS encoding molybdopterin molybdotransferase MoeA, which produces MTGQPLKAPAWADARAAARAARPVPSEAVDFADLDKRVLSDDLLALTPLPAFATSAMDGWAVSGDGPWRVVGQNLAGSSPEQGLAPGSAVVIATGAELPAGTDRIVRREHGSVSGAVLRTDVEPRTDIRPAGEECQQGEVLARAGQSMTPALIGLLAAAGHDSPIQVRRRPVAQLLILGDELLTSGISHDGKVRDSLGPQVPPLLSRLGAKVTGTTRVQDRLADHMSALSDASAQCDFVVTTGGTAAGPVDFLHQAIVELGGELVVDQVAVRPGHPMLLARLSAPTRPGSGSTVPDDVWLLGLPGNPQSAIVGLLTLGQPLIDSLLGRPAAELDRVVAQEPITAPRHETRLFVGTAVGGRFSPSAHLGSAMLRGLASATGFAVVPPGGAQTGMDLEWLPLPG